A window of Polaromonas hydrogenivorans contains these coding sequences:
- a CDS encoding deoxyguanosinetriphosphate triphosphohydrolase: MTWAAYACDPLMSRGRRIPEPVAPTRSDFQRDRDRIVHSTAFRRLVYKTQVFLNHEGDLFRTRLTHSLEVAQLGRSIARTLRLNEDLVEAIALAHDLGHTPFGHAGQDALNACLKIHNAQSAGFEHNLQSLRVVDTLEERYPAYDGLNLTFETREGILKHCSKRNARHIEAREPWGVAHRFVEQAEGPFWRQPSLEAQLANLADEIAYNAHDMDDGVRSGLLSLEQLEDVPLFSQYRRETLGVYPGLQGRRLLFETIRRMLSAQVYDVIDATRTALRTAAPADVQAVREHAALVCFSDEMALQSASLKRFLLQNLYRHPQVVQTTQAAQQVVRDLFDAYMADPAQMPQAHIDRFDGRDSAHAASAKPERVVADYIAGMTDRFAAKEHERLKGHAIFPG; encoded by the coding sequence ATGACCTGGGCCGCCTACGCCTGTGATCCGCTTATGTCGCGCGGCCGCCGCATTCCCGAGCCGGTGGCACCGACGCGGTCCGATTTTCAGCGCGACCGCGACCGGATCGTGCACTCCACCGCGTTTCGCCGTCTGGTGTACAAGACCCAGGTTTTTTTGAACCACGAAGGCGATCTGTTTCGCACCCGGCTGACGCATTCGCTGGAGGTGGCGCAACTGGGCCGCTCCATCGCCCGTACCCTGCGGCTCAATGAAGACCTGGTGGAGGCAATTGCCCTGGCGCATGACCTGGGCCATACGCCCTTCGGCCATGCCGGCCAGGATGCGCTGAATGCCTGCCTGAAAATCCACAATGCCCAGAGCGCCGGCTTCGAGCACAACCTGCAAAGCCTGCGCGTCGTCGATACGCTGGAAGAACGCTACCCGGCTTACGATGGCCTGAATCTGACCTTTGAGACACGCGAGGGAATTTTGAAGCATTGCTCAAAACGCAATGCGCGTCATATTGAAGCACGCGAACCCTGGGGCGTGGCGCACCGATTTGTCGAGCAGGCTGAAGGTCCGTTCTGGCGGCAGCCCAGCCTGGAAGCGCAACTGGCCAATCTGGCCGATGAAATCGCCTACAACGCCCATGACATGGACGATGGCGTGCGCTCGGGGCTGCTGAGCCTGGAGCAACTGGAGGATGTGCCGCTGTTCAGCCAGTATCGGCGTGAAACGCTGGGGGTGTATCCCGGTCTGCAGGGCCGGCGGCTGCTGTTTGAAACTATACGGCGCATGCTCAGCGCCCAGGTTTACGACGTGATCGATGCCACCCGGACAGCACTTCGAACGGCGGCGCCAGCCGATGTCCAGGCCGTTCGCGAACATGCCGCCCTGGTCTGCTTTTCCGATGAAATGGCCTTGCAGTCCGCATCTCTCAAGCGCTTCCTGCTACAAAATCTATACCGTCACCCACAGGTGGTGCAAACCACGCAAGCGGCGCAGCAGGTCGTGCGCGATCTGTTCGATGCCTATATGGCCGACCCGGCACAAATGCCGCAGGCGCATATTGACCGCTTTGACGGCCGCGACAGCGCTCACGCCGCCAGCGCAAAACCGGAGCGCGTGGTGGCCGATTACATCGCCGGGATGACGGACCGCTTTGCCGCCAAAGAGCACGAGCGCCTCAAGGGACACGCGATTTTTCCGGGTTGA
- the aroB gene encoding 3-dehydroquinate synthase — protein MQANSSPITARVQIELAERSYPILIGTSLLANALTYQHLPQAATALVVSNTTVAPLYAAQLTEALQAHYAKVLLVTLPDGEVHKDWPTLQLIFDALLENGCDRKTVLFALGGGVVGDMTGFAAASYMRGVPFVQVPTTLLAQVDSSVGGKTAINHPLGKNMIGAFYQPQQVICDLEVLKTLPDRELSAGLAEVIKYGPIADMAFLDWIETNLDALLAKEPAALAHAIQRSCEIKAWVVGQDERESGLRAILNFGHTFGHAIESGLGYGEWLHGEGVGCGMVMAAHLSQRLGRIDMAFVQRLTTLIQRAGLPVKAPVLSSTDNAGRYLDLMRIDKKSEAGEIRFVVIDGPGKAAVCAAPDAVVREVIDLCCA, from the coding sequence ATGCAAGCAAATTCTTCCCCAATAACGGCGCGGGTTCAAATTGAACTGGCCGAACGCAGCTACCCCATCCTGATTGGCACTTCCCTCCTGGCCAATGCACTGACCTATCAGCATCTGCCCCAAGCCGCAACGGCACTCGTGGTATCCAACACGACCGTGGCGCCCCTGTACGCGGCGCAATTGACTGAAGCGCTACAGGCGCACTATGCCAAGGTGCTGCTGGTGACCCTGCCCGATGGCGAAGTCCACAAGGACTGGCCGACCCTGCAATTGATTTTTGATGCGCTGCTCGAAAATGGCTGCGACCGCAAGACCGTCCTTTTTGCGCTCGGCGGCGGCGTGGTGGGCGACATGACCGGCTTTGCGGCGGCCAGCTACATGCGCGGCGTGCCGTTTGTGCAGGTGCCGACAACCCTGCTGGCCCAGGTGGACTCGTCGGTGGGCGGCAAAACCGCGATCAATCACCCGCTGGGCAAGAACATGATTGGCGCGTTCTACCAGCCACAGCAGGTGATCTGCGACCTGGAAGTGCTGAAGACCTTGCCCGACCGTGAACTGAGCGCCGGACTGGCCGAAGTCATCAAGTACGGGCCGATTGCCGACATGGCCTTCCTCGATTGGATCGAAACCAATCTCGATGCGCTGCTGGCCAAGGAGCCTGCCGCGCTGGCGCACGCCATTCAGCGCAGCTGCGAGATCAAGGCCTGGGTCGTCGGTCAGGACGAGCGCGAGTCGGGTCTGCGGGCGATTCTGAATTTCGGCCACACCTTTGGCCATGCGATTGAATCCGGGCTGGGCTATGGCGAATGGCTGCACGGCGAAGGCGTGGGCTGCGGCATGGTGATGGCCGCGCATCTGTCGCAGCGCCTGGGCCGGATTGACATGGCCTTTGTGCAGCGGCTGACCACGCTGATCCAGCGCGCCGGGCTGCCGGTCAAGGCGCCGGTGCTCTCAAGCACTGACAATGCCGGCCGCTACCTCGACCTGATGCGGATTGACAAGAAATCCGAAGCCGGCGAGATTCGCTTCGTGGTGATTGACGGACCGGGCAAGGCCGCCGTGTGCGCCGCGCCCGATGCCGTGGTGCGTGAAGTCATCGACTTGTGCTGCGCCTGA
- a CDS encoding ISAs1 family transposase: MLIQAFSILPDPRTGPAQRHDLKEMIVMTLSAVLCGADNWVDVAEWASDNEDWLKKYLVLEQGTPSHDTFGRVFRLLDAEVFEQCFRRWIRGIAGNVKGVIALDGKTLCGSCDGANTALHMVSAFATESGLCLGQEGTRGKGHEIVAIKALLEALTLKDCTVTIDAIGCQREIAEKIVGQGGHYLLALKANQGTLFEAVAEFYAEGQRHGFGSLAVSRFETLEKDHGRIETRRHVWVGKLDWMEPSLRDDWKNLAGVGMVERQREIKGKVSVERTFYIGSEGISSAQTLANAARGHWGIENRLHWVLDVTFREDECRVRTGHAPRNLSTIRKFALTLLRQDQQYPKRSMRSRRKTADRLTDYRESLLDLQPRG; this comes from the coding sequence ATGCTGATTCAAGCTTTCTCGATACTGCCCGATCCACGCACTGGTCCTGCACAACGCCATGATCTCAAGGAGATGATCGTGATGACGCTGAGCGCCGTGCTGTGCGGGGCGGACAACTGGGTGGACGTAGCCGAGTGGGCCAGCGATAACGAAGACTGGCTCAAAAAATACCTTGTCCTGGAGCAGGGAACACCCTCGCACGACACGTTCGGGCGCGTCTTTCGCCTGCTGGACGCAGAGGTTTTCGAGCAATGCTTTCGCCGCTGGATACGAGGCATTGCGGGCAATGTCAAAGGCGTGATTGCCCTGGATGGCAAGACGCTGTGCGGCTCGTGCGATGGCGCCAACACGGCGCTGCACATGGTTAGCGCCTTTGCGACAGAAAGCGGCTTGTGCCTGGGCCAGGAGGGCACGCGGGGCAAGGGCCACGAGATTGTGGCCATCAAGGCGCTGCTGGAGGCGCTCACACTCAAGGACTGCACCGTGACCATTGACGCCATAGGCTGCCAGAGGGAAATCGCCGAGAAAATCGTCGGGCAAGGCGGCCACTACCTGCTGGCGCTCAAGGCTAATCAGGGTACGCTCTTTGAGGCGGTGGCGGAGTTCTACGCCGAGGGCCAGAGGCACGGCTTTGGCAGCCTTGCGGTGAGTCGCTTCGAGACGCTGGAAAAAGACCATGGGCGCATTGAGACGCGGCGCCATGTATGGGTGGGCAAGCTCGACTGGATGGAGCCGTCGTTGCGCGATGACTGGAAAAACCTTGCAGGCGTTGGCATGGTCGAGCGCCAGCGCGAGATCAAGGGCAAGGTGTCGGTGGAGCGCACGTTTTACATTGGCTCCGAAGGCATCTCATCGGCCCAGACGCTGGCCAATGCGGCACGGGGGCACTGGGGAATTGAGAACCGCCTGCACTGGGTGCTCGATGTCACGTTCCGCGAGGACGAGTGCCGGGTGCGCACAGGCCATGCCCCGCGCAATCTCTCGACGATAAGAAAGTTCGCTTTGACGCTGCTGCGCCAAGACCAGCAGTACCCCAAACGCAGCATGCGAAGCCGCCGCAAAACCGCTGACCGACTCACCGATTACAGGGAATCACTCCTGGACCTTCAGCCTCGGGGTTAA
- a CDS encoding shikimate kinase, whose translation MTIALVGLPGSGKSTVGRQLARRLKLSFLDSDHVIEERLGCSIRDYFEREGEASFRDVEESVIDELTGMASGVLSTGGGSVLRPANRQRLYDRGHVVYLRSSPEELFRRLRHDVSRPLLQVADPLGRLRDLYAQRDPLYRETAHFVIETGRPSVSTLVNMISMQLELAGIVPGP comes from the coding sequence TTGACTATTGCGTTGGTCGGCCTACCCGGCTCCGGTAAATCCACCGTCGGGCGGCAACTCGCACGGCGGCTGAAACTTTCTTTTCTCGACTCCGACCATGTCATCGAGGAGCGGCTCGGCTGCTCCATCCGGGATTACTTCGAGCGGGAGGGGGAGGCCAGCTTTCGCGATGTCGAGGAATCGGTGATTGATGAGCTGACCGGAATGGCGAGCGGTGTGCTCTCCACCGGCGGCGGGTCGGTGTTGCGCCCGGCCAACCGTCAGCGCCTGTATGACCGGGGCCATGTGGTGTACCTGCGTTCTTCGCCCGAAGAGCTGTTTCGCCGCCTGCGCCATGATGTCAGCCGTCCTCTGCTGCAGGTCGCCGACCCCCTCGGCCGTCTGCGCGATTTGTATGCCCAGCGTGATCCGCTGTACCGGGAAACGGCCCACTTCGTCATTGAAACTGGCCGTCCCTCGGTCTCCACGCTGGTTAACATGATCAGCATGCAGCTGGAACTGGCGGGCATCGTTCCAGGGCCATAG